The window TGTTTTATGGATCGGATTTTCTTGACGAGCACCCGGGTTTTGCCGTACTCCTGTTTTTTGTTGAAGTACGATGACACTCTTTTCTTCAAATTCTTGGCCTTGCCCACATACAAAATCTTCCCGTCGGCATCATAAAATTGATAAACGCCAGGATTATCGGGAAGGGCACTTAATTGAACTTGTAAGGATACCGATTTGGACATAGGAGTTCCGTAAAATGAACTTTTTTTGACTTTACAACAAAGTTATATTTTAATTGTGGTGATTATTGTTAAACTTGATCAATTCCTCTTTTGAGTCCATATTTGTTCCTTCCGATCTCATGGATGACTCAAATCTCCACGAAACCAACACATTACCAAGAAAATTCATCAAAAGCAAAACTGGGGTTTTCCCCTAAAAAAACTATGGGAAATCTATAATTGTATGTTAAGTAGTGGGTAGAATTTGTTAAACTGTTGCTAAAAATTATGCATTTCATCGATAAAATCTGCATTTCATGGTAAACTTTCCATTTGTTTTACTTACATTTAACCATATAAATACAATCCTATGGAAAACTATATCATCGTTTTGGGAATGTACTTGATTTTGATGCTTTTCTTCAAAATCTTCTTCTCCGTGGCAACAAAAGGAGAGTAGTAATTTCGTTCCCCTTAAAGAACCCCAAAATTCTGCATCATTTAGATGTTGAAAAGTGAACTTAGAAAAAAATACAATCGCCTCAGAACAGAACTTTCAACGGAGCAATCTTCCGATTTAAGTTTGGTTTTGACCAATTATATCCTTCAAATCCCAATTTGGGATTTTTTTTATTTCCATATATTTCTGAGTATCGAAGAAAAGAAGGAGGTAGACACCTTGCCCCTTATTACATTATTACAAGGAAAAGATAAAAATATCGTGGTCCCTAAGGTCGCGAGCAAGACCGCCATGACCAATTATTTGCTCACCGATACTACTACCCTAAAGAATAGTGCTTGGGGCGTTCCTGAGCCTGTGGAAGGTATCGAGGTGCCGGAAAACAAGATTGATGTGGTTTTTGTGCCGCTCATGGCTTTTGACACTTTGGGCAACCGTGTGGGATACGGTGCTGGTTTTTATGATGGGTTTTTAAGGAAATGCCGCAAGGAAACCATTAAAATAGGGCTTTCACTCTTCGAAGCGGAACAGGAGCCCATTACGGACCTGCATGAAAATGACGTGAAATTGGATTATTGCGTAACCCCTGAACGGATTTACACATTCTGATTACCAGAATCCTCTTTTTTTTCTTCTTCCTGCTTCGGAAATGCCTTTTTGTTGAACACAATCAAAATACCCACCCCTGTGCTAATCGCCGTGTCCGCGATATTGAAAACAGGTTCGAAAAAGCGGAAACTCCTTCCACCCAACGAAGGCACCCAATCCGGCCAGGTGGTATCTACCAACGGAAAGTAAAGCATATCCACCACTTTGCCATGGAATAGGCTTCCGTAGGGTTCCTCTGCAAATAAGGTCGCTACTTGACCGTTGCTGTGGTCAAAAATAATTCCGTAGAATACCGAGTCTATAATATTTCCAACGGCTCCGGCAAAAATCAAGGATACCGCCAAAATTAAAGTACGCGGTGATTGCTTTTTAATGATATCCCACAACCAATAACCGATGCCAAAAACCGCAAAAATTCGGAATATGGTCAAAACCAATTTTCCCGCCCTTTCGGAAATAGGTAATAGATCGCTCAATTTGGTGCCCCAAGCTGCCCCTTCGTTCTCAATAAACAGTATTTTGAACCAACTGAACACTTCATGGGCTTCGCCCAGAATAAAACTGGTCTTAATGTAGATTTTACTGATCTGGTCCACCAAAAGGATCAGAAAGATTATGAGAAGGGACTTTTTCAGGTTCATGCTTGTACTAAAAAGGATTGCAAAAATATGGATATTATTTTGTTTTCTTGAGGATGATGTCGCCTTCTATGGTCTTCAGCACAAATTGATTATCCCCTGAGGGAATCGACTCCTTGCTTAGATTGCCATATACACTCTCCGCGACAATATTCCCGCTCGCAGTCGAAAGCACAATATCCCCTTTTTGTATGGTCACTTGAACGGATTCGGAAATGTTTTCCAAGGTGCAGCGCCCATCCGAAAGGGCAACGTTAAGTTCGCGGTATGCTCCAGAGGCGTACAAATTGGTATTGGTCCCGAATACATCAACGCTTTTATACGCTGGCACGGTCACTTCCAAGGCAATGGAAACCACTTTGTGCGCGCTCAGTTTGTCATTGGGGTTAATAAAAAGGGGCTGAAAATCGGCACTGATCATGGCAGTGGTGCCACTTTGTTCAATGGAAATAAGCAAGTCTTTGGCATACTCGCCTTCCATGCTTGCATAAACCTGGACCTCATCTGAATCGGTGGTTTTCAGGTCGATTCGGTAACAGTATTGGGCATCAATTTGAATGGTCTCCGTTCGGGGACCGATAAAGGCTTTCCTTACCAATTTTTGCGCGTGAACTGTCACGAGCGTAAAAAAAACCATCAAAAACAACAACGCCCTCATAAAGAAAAACGCCCGAAGGCGTTTGGATTATTTCTGCATGTTCTTCGCCTCGATGCTCAATGTAGCATGCGGTACAAGCTTCAAACGCTCCTTGTTGATGAGCTTTCCGGTAACTCGGCAAATACCATACGTCTTGTTCTCAATACGCAACAAGGCATTCTTAAGGTCCCGGATAAACTTTTCCTGGCGAATGGCCAATTGGGTATTCGCTTCCTTGCTCATGGTTTCGGAGCCTTCCTCAAAAGCCTTAAAGGTAGGTGAGGTATCGTCGGTACCGTTGTTGCCATCGTTCATGTAAGAACTTTTCAAAAGCTCCAAATGCTTTTTGGCCTTCTCCATTTTTTCCTCGATCAAGACCCTGAACTCGGCAAGGTCCTTGTCGGAGTATCTAACTTTTGCTTCTTCTGCCATTTTCTTAATGTTTTTGAATAAACAATTTTGTGTTCACCTCATCAAAGGCGATTGCTACACCTTCTTCAAGTTTTTCCTCAAAGTTGAGCTCGGCGGTCAGGGTTTCCGTTTTGATGTAGTCCACATTACTGGAAACCGCATTTTCCACTAGGCCGTCTTTCAATATTTTAATGTCAATCTTATCGGTTACTTCAAAACCTGATTCCTTTCTCAAATTTTGGATACGGTTGACCAATTCCCTGGCAATCCCTTCTTTTTTAAGGGTTTCATCAATCGTCACATCCAAGGCTACGGTCAAAGGGCCTGAGCTGGCCACCAACCATCCTTCAATGTCCTGGGAACTGATCTCTACATCGGTTAACTGTAAATTAACGGTTTTATTTTCCAACTGTAGCATTAATTCTCCCTCGCGCTCCATTTTTTGGATATCCTCTTGGCCCAAGGCGGATACTTGGGCTGCAATCGCTTTCATGTCCTTACCAAATTTCGGGCCCAATACCTTAAAGTTGGGTTTAATTTGCTTTACCAGCACTCCCGAAGCATCGTCCAACATCGCTATCTCCTTCACGTTCACTTCGGATTTTACCAAATTGGAAACAGCTTCGATATCCCTTCTTTGCTCTTCATCAAGCACAGGAATCATAATTTTTTGAAGCGGTTGACGCACCTTTATCTTTTCCTTTTGACGGATAGAAAGCACCAAGGAAGATATTTTCTGCGCCAATTGCATCTTGCGCTCCAAATCCTTGTTCACCATTTTGGCATCAAAAACTGGGAATTCGGCCAAATGCACACTCTCAAAACCTTCTTTTTGGGTGGTTGCATCCAAATCGCGGTACAATTGGTCCATGAAGAAAGGAGCAATAGGAGCAGATAGCTTTGCAACGGTGGTCAAACAGGTGTAAAGCGTTTGATAGGCTGATATCTTATCGGTTTGATAATCCCCCTTCCAGAAACGCCTTCTGCTCAATCGAACATACCAGTTGCTCAGGTTTTCCTGAACATAATCGGAAATCATTCTGGCGGCACGGGTAGCTTCGTAATCCCCGTAAGCCTCGTCCACATTTTTGATCAAGGTATGGAGCTCGGACAAAATCCACTGATCGATCTCTGGTCTTTCGGTTAATGGAACATCGGGCTCGGAATAATCAAATTCATCAATATTGGCATATAGCGCCATAAAGGAGTAGGTGTTGTAAAGGGTTCCGAAGAACTTTCGCTTCACCTCCACTACGCCTTCGATATCAAATTTTAGGTTGTCCCAAGGGTTGGCATTGGAAATCATGTACCAACGTGTGGCGTCGGGTCCATG is drawn from Flagellimonas sp. MMG031 and contains these coding sequences:
- a CDS encoding 5-formyltetrahydrofolate cyclo-ligase, whose product is MLKSELRKKYNRLRTELSTEQSSDLSLVLTNYILQIPIWDFFYFHIFLSIEEKKEVDTLPLITLLQGKDKNIVVPKVASKTAMTNYLLTDTTTLKNSAWGVPEPVEGIEVPENKIDVVFVPLMAFDTLGNRVGYGAGFYDGFLRKCRKETIKIGLSLFEAEQEPITDLHENDVKLDYCVTPERIYTF
- a CDS encoding lipoprotein signal peptidase — encoded protein: MNLKKSLLIIFLILLVDQISKIYIKTSFILGEAHEVFSWFKILFIENEGAAWGTKLSDLLPISERAGKLVLTIFRIFAVFGIGYWLWDIIKKQSPRTLILAVSLIFAGAVGNIIDSVFYGIIFDHSNGQVATLFAEEPYGSLFHGKVVDMLYFPLVDTTWPDWVPSLGGRSFRFFEPVFNIADTAISTGVGILIVFNKKAFPKQEEEKKEDSGNQNV
- a CDS encoding TraR/DksA C4-type zinc finger protein; this encodes MAEEAKVRYSDKDLAEFRVLIEEKMEKAKKHLELLKSSYMNDGNNGTDDTSPTFKAFEEGSETMSKEANTQLAIRQEKFIRDLKNALLRIENKTYGICRVTGKLINKERLKLVPHATLSIEAKNMQK